The region TAATAAAAGTTTTCTTATCAAGATTTAACAATAACTGGATTAAAATTCGCTGAATTCTTGATTTTGGATATCTTTTTGTTGTTGTCTCATCAATTACTTGCGTGATACTGTTATATTTTAAGCCATATTTTATGAGCCTATTTTCTAAGCCATTTTCCATATCTAATATTTGCAATAAAGTTTCTTTATCGACTGTTCTCAATAGATACATTAATATTTTAGAATAATTATCTAATTTATTAAAGTACTGATATCTATGCAAGTAGTCTAATAATATATTATAACTTTTAGGAGGTAAATTGTTTTTTACTATATCTAAATTATTATTAAACAATTCTTTTCTAATGGCAGTTGCACTTGCTATAGTATTAGAAATATCTTCTTCCTTATAGCCTTGGCCAACTCTATTTATCGTTATTGGGATTATATCAAAATTATACTTATATAGAATCTTTAAATATTCTATAGCCAATATATTATTTGAGGATTCTAATATGTTTTTAAAATCATATTTAACATTTCTTCTTTTACTAAGATATTCTACAGTTGCATTACTTCTAGCTATAGAAAATGATAGCCCATTATCTAAATGTTTTTTAAGTAAACTTTTATATTCATTAGGTTCTTCTACAAATAACTCTGCAAGTATTTTTAGAGGTTCTATATAACCTATTTCACTACCAAAAGAAATATAGTCTATGATATTTAAGCTATTTAAAAGTTTTATACCACCAAGGGCAAAGAGTTCCGCACTTTGAATAGAATAAATAGTAGGCATTTCAATCACTAAATCTACTCCATTTTCTACTGCCATTTTTGCTTTACTCCATTTATCAATAAGAGAAGGTTCACCTCTTTGGACAAAGGAACCACTCATTACAGCAACAGAGTAGTCACATCCTGTTATTTCTTTTGATTTATTTAAATGGTAAAGATGACCATAATGAAAGGGATTGTATTCCACAATAAAACTGACAACCTTCATTTAATACCTCCACAATTAGTATATTTATAAAGATTATAACACAAAATTTATAACAGTTGATTTTTTAATATAATTATAATATCATGATTAATAGGATTGTATTAAATTAAAGGAGGTATGACAAATGAATATTCTAGTAATAAACTGTGGTAGTTCATCATTAAAGTACCAATTAATAGATATGAAAGAGGAAAAAGTATTAGCTAAAGGTCTTTCAGAAAGAATAGGTATAGAAGGTTCTAGAATAAAACATAAAACAACTGGAAAAGATGAAGTGATTATTGAAAAGCCTATGGAAAATCACAAAGTAGTGCTTGAATTAGTGTTAAATGCATTGGTAGATTCAGAGTATGGCGCTATAAAATCCATGGATGAAATAAGTGCAGTAGGCCATAGAGTAGTACATGGTGGAGAAAAGTTTGCAACTTCTGTAAAGATTGATGATGAAGTAATGAAGGCTCTAAACGATTGTGTAGATTTGGCACCATTACATAATCCACCTAACATAATGGGAATTGAAGCTTGTAAAGAATTAATGCCAAATACACCAATGGTTGGAGTTTTTGATACAGCTTTCCATCAAACTATGCCAAAATCAAATTATATTTATCCATTACCTTATGAATTGTATGAAAAATATGGGGTGAGAAAATATGGCTTCCATGGAACATCTCATAAATATGTTTCATTGAAGACAGCTGAGATTTTAGGAAAAGATATAAAGGATTTAAAAATTATTACTTGTCATTTAGGAAATGGTGCAAGTGTTTGTGCTGTTGAAAATGGTAAATCAATAGATACTAGTATGGGCTTTACACCATTAGAAGGATTGGCAATGGGAACTAGAACAGGTGATTTAGATCCAGCTATAATTCCTTTCTTAATGGATAAAGAAAAATTAACAATTGAAGATGTTAATAATCTACTTAATAAGAAATCTGGAGTATTGGGTATATCTGGGGTAAGTAGTGATTTTAGGGATTTAGAAGAAGCGGCGGAAAAAGGTAATGAAAGAGCTGAACTTGCATTAGATGTATTTGTAAATAGAGTTAAGAAATACATTGGTGCTTATGCAGTATTAATGGGAGGAGCAGATGCAATAGTATTTACTGCAGGAATAGGCGAAAACTCAGCAGAAATGAGAGAAAAAATATGTGCTGGATTAGAGAATATAGGAATTGAAATTGATAGCGAAAAGAATAATATAAGAGGAAAAGAAGCTGTTGTAAGCAAAGATAGTTCTAAGGTTAAGATATTAGTAGTACCAACAAATGAAGAACTAATGATAGCAAGAGATACTAAAGAACTAGCTTAAATGCAATATATTTCTTGACAAATAAAGTCCACCTTTATATAATTAAACTTGTTAGATTTAAGAGGTGAAACTATGATTATTGATTTAACTGGTTTTCTCGATAGAACTACTGCTAACCTTCACTTTGATAACACTCTTGAAAAAGAAAGCATTGAAGTTGGTGGAAGAGAAATTATTTTTGAAAAACCAATTTTAGTTACTGTTGATGTATATAGAGTAGATGGTAGCGACTATTTAAGTGGTTATGTAAATTATGAATACACTGAAAGTTGTGCCCGTTGTTTAAAACAGTTTACTCAAGAAGTAAAGGGTGTGTTATCTGGAAGACTCATTGAAAAAACTAACGATTACGATGAGGATGAAATAGATGAAGATGTTATTAACTACGAGGGAGAAATCTTGGATTTAACTGAGCATATAATGAATGCTATAGTTTTGTCCTTACCTATGAAATCTCTTTGCAGTGAAGATTGCAAGGGATTGTGTCCAAAATGTGGCAAAGACCTAAATAAGGGAAAATGTGATTGTACTATAGAAGAGATTGATCCAAGGTTAGCAAAGTTAAAGGATTTATTTAAGTAAATTAAGGAGGTGTTTTCGTTGGCAGTACCAAAAAGAAAAGTGTCAAAAGCAAGAAGAGATAGAAGAAGAGCCTCTGCTTATAGGCTTTCAAGGATGTCAGCTGTAGAATGTCCACAATGTCATGAATTGAAATTACCACATAGAGTATGTCAATCATGTGGATATTACAGAGATAAGGAAATAATCGACGTTGAATAGTAATAAAAGATAGTGAGAGTGATCACTATCTTTTTCATTTATTTATGGTTGCAATTTTATATTATGTAATATATATTAAATACAGTAGTGTAAATTGCTTTGTTACAGGAGGTTAAAATGAGGATAATAGTTGATGCCATGGGGGGCGATAGAGGACCTAGTGAAGTGGTTAAAGGTTCTATTCAAGCTATAAATGAATATGACATAAGTGTAGTTCTTGTTGGGAATGATAAGATTTTAAAAGAAGAACTAGCAAAAAACAATTTCCATGATGATAGGATTCAAATAATACATGCTGATGAAATGATAACAAATGATGATTCTCCATCTATGGCTATAAGGAGAAAGAAGAATTCTTCAATGGTAATAGGTTTAAATAGTTTAAATAATGGCGAAGGAGATGCTTTTATATCTGCAGGCAATACAGGTGCACTTCTTGCTGGAGGATTATTCTTAGTAAAAAGGATAGAAAAAGTAGAGAGAGCTGCTATATCTACTGTTTATCCAACTAAAAAGGGAATGTCTCTATTAATAGATGCAGGTGCAAATATAGATTGTAAGCCACAATTTTTAGAACAATTTGCTATTATGGGTTCAATATATGTAGAAAATGTTTTAGGAATAAAATCTCCAAAAGTAGGACTTGTAAATGTTGGAACTGAAGCAGAAAAAGGAAATCTATTAGTTAAAGAAACTTATTCTATACTAGAAAGATCAAATATTAATTTTGTTGGAAATGTTGAGGCAAGAGAAATTCCTGAGGGAGTTGTAGATGTAATGGTATGCGATGGGTTTGTTGGAAATGTTATACTCAAACTGACGGAAGGTCTCGGGCAAACAATATTTTCTACTTTAAAAGAAGAGTTTTCAAGTAGCTTTTCTTCAAAATTGGGAGCATTGTTGTTAAAATCACAGTTGAAATCTTTTAAGAATAGGTTCGACTATAGAGAATATGGTGGAGCACCACTTTTAGGTGTCAAAAAGCCTGTTATAAAAGCCCATGGTAGTTCTGATGCATTGGCTTTTAAGAATGCAATAAAACAAGGCAAAATTTTTGTAGAAAAAGAAGTAATAAAAACAATAGAACGAGATATAAATAATTCTAGAAACTAATTTTGAAAGGAGGTGTAAATTGTGGTACTTGAGAGATTAAAAAAGATTATATCAGAACAATTAGATGTAAACGAAGATGATATAAAAAAAGATTCTTCGTTTCAAGATGATTTTAATGCCGATTCACTTGATATTGTTGAATTAATAATGGCTCTTGAAGATGAGTTTGAACTTGAAATAGAAGATGATGAGATTGAAAAATTGAAAACTGTAGGAGATGCTGTTGAATATATCCAAAATCATATTGATGATGTGGAATAAGTGATCCTATACATAGGTCTCGATGATTCGAGACCTCAAGAATATTCTTGGGGGTAGCAATATGAGGAAAAATAGTGAAAGAATTGAATCTTTATCAAAGTTTGAGGAAGTAATTGATTATAAATTTAAAGATATAACTATTTTAAATAGAGCATTAACTCATAGTTCCTATGCTAACGAACATAAAAAATCAAGTATTAGCTATAATGAACGTTTAGAATTCCTAGGGGATTCTGTTCTTAGTTTAATTGTAAGTGATTATATATATAAAAAATACCCTGATTATCCTGAAGGTGATTTAACAAAATTGAGAGCAGCTGTAGTATGTGAACTTGCATTAGCATATATAGCTAAAAATTTAAAACTTGGTGATTATTTGTTGTTGGGAAAAGGAGAGGAAGCTACGGGTGGTAGAGATAGAACTTCAATTTTAGCAGATGCCCTAGAAGCTCTTATTGGGGCTATATATCTTGATAGGGGATTAGAGGCTTCTAAACAGTTTGTTATCAATTTACTAGAAAACGAAATAATACAAGCTGCAAAAGAAGGAGATTTATTTACAGATTATAAAACTAAATTGCAAGAAACACTACAAAAAACCTCTAAATCTAAAATTGAATACAAAATTGAAAAAGAAGTAGGGCCTGATCACGATAAGAAGTTTTATATGTCAGCTATTATTAATTCAGAAGTTTGTGGAAGAGGATGGGGAAGAAATAAAAAAGAAGCAGAACAGATGGCAGCAAAAGAAGTTTTAAATAGGATGGGTGTTTATTATGAGTAAAGACTATTACATAATACCAATATTTGTACCACATTTGGGTTGTCCACATGATTGTGTGTTTTGTAATCAAAAGAGAATTACAGGACTTTCAACTCTTATGACAAGTGAAAAAGCAGATATTATTATAAAAGAACATTTGAAAACAATACCATCGAAAGATAGATTTTTAGAAATTGCTTTTTATGGTGGAAGTTTTACTGCAATTGACAAAGATGTACAAGTTGAACTTTTAGAAGTAGCTTATAAATACAAAAAGGAAGGAAAGGTCGAAAGAATTAGATTATCTACACGACCTGATTATATAGATGAAAGAGAACTTCTTCTTTTAAAGGAATATGGTGTAGATATTATTGAATTAGGAGTTCAGTCTTTAGATGAAGAAGTTTTGTTTCATAGTGGTAGAGGTCATACTAGTGAAGCGGTATACAAAGCATCTAAGTTGATTAAAGAAAATGGTTTTTACCTAGGTCACCAGATGATGATTGGTCTTCCAAAAGATACATATGAGAAGGCATTATATACTGCAAAAGAAATAGTAAAGATGGAACCTTTTTGTGTAAGAATTTATCCCACATTAGTCATTAAAGATACTTATCTAGAAGATATGTTTTTAGAAAAAAGGTATAAGCCATTATCATTGGATGAAGGAGTAGATATTTCTACAGATTTACTTATGATATTTAATTACTATGATATTGATGTTATTAGAGTAGGCTTACAACCTACTAAAAATATAACTATAGGCAAGGATGTTGTAGCAGGACCTTTTCACCCTTCTTTTAGACAATTGGTAGAATCTAATATTTACAAAAAAGTATTAGAAGAATATTTAAGTCAAAATGATTTACAAAAATCAAAGGATTTAGTTTTTGAAATTGATAATAAAGAAATTTCTAATTTTGCTGGTCAAGGTTCAAAAAATATTAAATGGCTAAAAGAAGAACAACATTTTTCCAATGTAAAAGTTTTTGGTAAGGAACTACCTAAAAATATTTTCTATGTGAAAAACGGTGAGGTTTATGATAAAATTGATAAGAAAGTATTTATGAAAGAGTATTTACTTAAAAAAAGTTTAATTTAAATATTTAGTATTCAGGTTTCCTAATTGGAAACCTTTTTAGATAAGTGATGAAGAGGTGTTTGCTTTGCATTTAAAGAAGCTAGAAATTCAAGGGTTTAAGTCATTTGCTGAGAAAACCGAAATTGAATTTAAAGATGGAATAACTGGTATAGTTGGACCAAACGGTAGTGGGAAAAGCAATATTTCTGATGCTATAAGATGGGTATTGGGAGAACAAAGTGTTAAAACACTGCGTGGCAATAAAATGGAAGATATTATATTTGCAGGTACTGATAAGAGAAAACCACTAGGCTTTTCTGAAGTTACTATTACTTTTGATAATAAAGATGGAATTATACCTATAGATTATTCTGAAGTTTCCGTAATGAGACGAATTTTTAGGTCTGGAGAGAGTGAATACTACCTAAACAAAAATTCTTGCAGACTAAAAGATATTAGAGAGCTATTTATGGATACAGGAGTAGGCAAAGATGGTTATTCTATTATTGGACAAGGCCGAGTAGATGAGATATTGAGTACAAGATCTGAAGATAGAAGAAATATCTTTGAAGAGGCTGCTGGTATCGTTAAGTATAAGGCTAGAAAAGAAGAGGGAGAAAAAAAGCTAGAAAAAACAAATGAAAATCTTATTAGAATCAATGATATTATATATGAATTGGAACAACAACTGGAACCATTAAAGAATCAATCAGATACAGCTAAAGAATATGTTAAGCTATCAAATAGACTTAAAGATTTAGAAGTAAGCTTATTTATTAAGGAAATAGATAGACTTACTAGTGAATTATTAGAAATTGAAAATGATAAAAAGACTATAACTGAACAAGCTAGAATCTATATGGAAGAAAAGGAAAAAATAGAAAACAAATATTTATCTATTAAAAGTCAAATTGAAGATATGGACAATTCAATAGAAGAGCTTCAAAACGAAAAATATACACTTCAAAGTGATATAGAAAGAAATGAGAATAAATTAGTTCTATATGAACAGAATGAAAGTTTTTATACAAAAGAGAAGGAAAGACTAGAAAATGAAAAAAAATTACTTATTAATAAGTCTAAAGAATTTCTAGCTGAAAAAGATGAAATAATAGATAAAATAAGGGAAAAGGAAAATGAATTAGTTCTTTTAAAAGAAAAGTGTAAAGAACAGGAAAGCTTTTTAGAAAAACTCAATGAGGAGATAAATAAAAAGGAAAAGTCTATTGATGAAGAGAGAAATAGTGTTGTTGAAATATTTAATCAGATATCAGAAAAAAAGAATAAAGTAAATAGCTTAAATTCATTCAAAGAAAGTATGAATAAGCGAATTTTAGAGATAGAAAAAGAAATAGTAGAGTTAGATTCTGATAAAGAATATAAAGAAAAAACAAAAAATAAGTTATTAATTGATGATAGAGAAAAGAAAGAACAATTATTGCAGCATTCGGAGTTTAGAAATAAATATTTAAAAGAAGGAAATATACTTAAAGAAGAACAAGGCACATTAGTTAAGAGTGTTAATGAAATAAGAGGAACATTACAAGGGAAACTATCTAACTATAATTTGCTGAAAAATATGGAGGATGACTATGAAGGTTATTATAAAAGTGTTAGGAATTTACTTTTAGCTTCAAGAAATGAACCAAGATTAAATCAAGGAATAGTTGGTGTTGTAGGTGAACTTTTAAAAGTTCAAAATTCCTATGAAAAAGCTATAGAGGTCGCTTTAGGTTCTAGCATTCAAAATATTGTTACACATACAGAAGAAGATGCAAAAGACGCAATCAATTATTTAAGACAATATAATATGGGTAGAGTTACTTTTCTTCCTATTTCAGCAATAAAAGGTAGAAAACTAAGCTTAAATATGGCTGATATTCTTAAATTAGGTGGTATTAATATTGCCTCAGAACTAGTAGAGTTTGATGAAAAGTATAAGAATATATTTGAGTATTTATTAGGCAGAACACTAGTGGTTAAGGATATGGATTGTGGTATTCAAATTGCTAAAAAATATGGCTATTCATTTAGAATTGTTACATTAGAAGGAGATGTACTTAATCAAGGGGGCTCTATAACAGGGGGAAGTATGTCTAAAAGCAATACTAATATTCTAAGTAGAAAAACAAGAATTGAAACTTTATTAGAGGAGATAAATGATTTAAAAACTATTCTTAAAAACGCTGAAGATAGATTGGCGGTTATTGTAAATGAAAATGAAAAGATAAATATTAGAATTAAGGATGAAGAAGATAAAATTCAATCAATTAATATTGAAATTATAAATTTAAATAATGAAATTCAAAAATTGTTATCCGATATAGAAAAAGATAATATATCTATAAACAAATATAATAGTGAAATTAGTAAGTTAAATGAAGAAAAAGAGAACATTGAAAATGAAATAAATTGTTTAATTAAAGAGGCTACTCAGTTAGAAGAAGGAAAAGAATTAGCTTCAGGAAATATTAAAGAAATGCTTGAGAACTTTGAAAAGAAAAGGGAGTTAAAGGAACAAACGGCATTAAAGGTAACTGATTTTAAAATTGAAATTAATGATATTGAAAACAACTTAAATTCCCTAAAAGAAAGAGTTGAAGCAATAGAGATTGATTATGAAAATACATTAGTTAATATAAAATCAAAAGATTTAGAGCATGATAAAAACTCCTCCGAAATTGATGGAATTGAGGAAGTAAGGTCAAATACAAAAACGGAGATAGATGAATTTAAAATACTTTTAAATAATAATATAGAAAAGCTAAATAAATTAAAAATGGAAAAGGATAAATTTATTGAAAATTTTTCACTAGAGCAACAAAAACTTAAAGTGATAAGTGAAAAAGCAAGTCAATTAGAGAAAAAGCTTAGTGCACTAGATGTGAAACATACAAAGTTTAGTGTTCAAATCGAGAATTATAATACTAGATTACTTGAAGATTATGAATTAAATTACGAAAAAGCTCTTGAACATAGAATTGAAATTCACGATAATAAGATTGTTAATAGAGAAATAAAAGAAATAAAAGATAATATAAGAGAATTAGGTACTGTAAACCTAGGTGCTATAGAAGAGTATAAGAGAATTAAAGAGAAATATGATTTTATGAGCAAACAGAGAGAAGATTTATTGACAGCTAAAAAATCGCTTAATGAAGTTATAAAAGATATGGAAATAAAAATGGAAGAACAATTCATGGAAAACTTTGATGTTATAAGGAAAAATTTCATAGAAGTGTTTAAGGAGTTGTTTGGCGGGGGTAAAGCGGATATTTACTTGATGGATGAAGAAAATATACTTAATAGTGGCATAGAAATAATAGCCCAACCACCTGGGAAAAAGCTTCAGAGTCTTTCTCTTTTGTCAGGAGGGGAAAAATCACTGACAGCAGTGGCTCTTTTGTTTGCAATATTAAAAACTAGACCTACACCTTTTTGTATTCTAGATGAAATTGATGCGGCGCTTGATGAAGCGAATATTTCTAGATATACAAGTTATTTGAAGAATTTTTCAGATAATACTCAATTTATAATGATAACTCATAGAAAGGGAACTATGGAAATAGCTGATATTCTCTATGGTGTTACCATGGAAGAAGAAGGTGTAAGTAGATTGGTTTCAGTTAAGTTATCTGATAAATTTTCGGGAAAAGTAAGTTAAAGTAAGGAGGAATATTAAATATGTTTAAATTTTTTGATAGATTTAAAAAGAAAAAAAAAGAAGAAGTAGATTTGATTGAAGAGGAAAAGGTAATTGAAGAACCAGAACAATACCAAATGCCAGTAGAAGAATTACCAGATTTTGAACCGGAAGAAGTTTTAGAACAAAAACAAATAGAAGAGGTTCCAGAGCAGGTGAAAGAAGTAGTAGATACTGAACTTGAAGAGGCTTCAGAATCAGTTGAAAAAATAGAAGATTCAAAGCCAGAAGAGGCTCCAAAGGTAGACTTTTTTACGAAGTTAAAACAAGGTTTAGCTAAGACTAAAAAAGGAATGGTAGACAAAATCGATAGCATTCTTGCATCTTATGGAAAAATAGATGAAGATTTATTTGATGAATTAGAAGAAATATTGATTACTTCTGATGTTGGCGTTGAAACAACAATGACCATAATTGACAATCTAAAAGAAAGAGTAAAAGAGAATAAAGCTACACAAGCTAATGAAATTAGAGAATTCTTAAAAATGGAGATAAAAGATGTACTTAATAAAGTTGAAGACAATAGGGGATTAAATATTGAACCTTCACCAGCTATTGTATTAGTTGTGGGAGTAAATGGTGTAGGTAAAACTACAACAATAGGAAAACTTGCATACAATCTTAGAAGGCAAGACAAAAAAGTTTTAATAGCTGCAGGTGATACATTTAGAGCTGCTGCAATTGAACAGCTACAAGAATGGTCAAATAGAGCACATGTTGATATTATAGCTCACAGTGAAGGCTCAGATCCTGCTGCAGTTATATATGATGGGATACAAGCAGCAAAGGCTAGGGACACTGATGTATTAATATGTGATACAGCTGGTAGACTTCATAATAAGAAAAATTTAATGAATGAATTGAATAAAATCTTTAGAGTAGTGGAAAGAGAATTTCCAGAAGCAACAAAAGAAGTTCTTTTAGTAGTTGATGCAACTACTGGGCAAAATGCGATACTTCAAGCAAAAGTTTTTAAAGAAGTGTGTGATATTACAGGAATAGTTTTAACAAAATTAGATGGAACTGCAAAAGGTGGAGTAGTTATAGCGTTGCAGTCAGAATTAGAAGTGCCAGTAAAACTTGTTGGAGTTGGAGAAGGAGTAGAGGATCTTCAAGTGTTTGAAGTTGAAAGTTTTATAAGAGCATTAATTGAATAAAAATTTGTTGACAAAATCATATATTTATAATAGAATAATGCTGTCAAGTAAATGACTTGACAGCATTATTCTATACATGGTGATGATAACGATGGAAAAGTTAGTAGAGATTGGAATACTATTTGATTTTTATGGAAAGCTTTTAAGTGAGAGACAATACTTAGCTATAGAGCTATATTACTTACATGATTTATCTTTAGGTGAAATAGGTGAAGAATTAAACATTAGTAGACAAGGGGTATATGATACTCTAAAACGAGCAGAAAATAGACTTTATGAATATGAAGATACATTAGGATTAGTTAAAAAGTTTACTTTTAATAAAGAAAAAATTAAAACCATTTTAAAATATTCCCATGAAATAGAAAGCGTTGCAAAATCAATCAATAGTGAAAAATGTGAGAATAATGCAAAGTGCATACAGATGATTGCTTTGGAAATATTAGAAAATGACCAGGAGGGTATGTGATGGTATTTGAAAGTTTAGCAGAAAAACTTCAAAATGCTCTTGGAAAATTAAAAAGCAAGGGAAAACTCAATGAAAAAGATGTAGACCTTGCAATGAGAGAAGTTAAGCTTGCACTTCTTGAAGCAGATGTTAATTTTAAAGTTGTAAAAAAGTTTATAAAAGATGTTAAAGAAAGAGCAATTGGTTCTGAAGTAATGGAAAGTTTAACACCTGGACAACAGGTAATTAAGATAGTAAATGAAGAATTAACTTTATTAATGGGAGAGAAAGAAAGCAAGATAGAATTTTCTCCTAATCCTCCTACTGTTATTCTTTTTTGTGGTCTTCAAGGTGCAGGAAAAACAACTACAGCAGGAAAATTGGCTTTTAATTTGAAGAAACAAAACAAAAGGCCACTTCTTGTAGCTTGTGACGTATATAGACCAGCAGCTATAAAGCAATTGGAAGTTGTGGGAGAAAGAGTTTCAGTACCTGTATTTACTATGGGTGATAAGAATGATCCAGTTGATATTGCAAAGGCAGGAGTTGAACATGGAAAGAAGAATGGTAATGATGTAATAATCATTGATACTGCCGGAAGATTGCATATAGATGATACTTTGATGGAAGAACTTAAAAATATAGCATCTGAGGTAAATCCTAAAGAAATACTTTTGGTTGTAGATGCTATGACAGGCCAAGATGCTGTAACTGTAGCAGATAACTTTAATGAAAAATTAGAATTAACTGGTGTAATTCTTACAAAACTTGATGGTGATGCTCGTGGTGGAGCAGCTTTATCAATAAGGGCAGTTACAAATAAACCTATTAAATATGTAGGTATGGGTGAAAAACTAGATCAACTAGAACAATTTTATCCAGATAGAATGGCTTCTAGGATATTAGGTATGGGTGATGTACTTAGCTTAATAGAGAAAGCACAAGAATCTTTTGATGCACAAAAAGCTATGGAATTAGAGAAGAAAATTCGTACTCAACAATTTACATTTGATGACTTTTTAGATCAACTTGATCAGATGAAGAATCTAGGACCATTAGATGAAGTAATTGGCATGATACCCGGTGTAAATACTAAGAAGCTAAAGGGAATGGATGTAGATGAAAAAGAATTAGTTAGAATTCAAGCTATCATTCAGTCTATGACAAAGGATGAAAGGGAAGAGCCGTCCATTATAGATAGTAGTAGAAGAAAGAGAATTGCAAAAGGTAGCGGTACATCTGTACAAGATGTCAATAGATTATTAAAACAGTTTAAAGAAACTAAGAAAATGATGAAGAGATTTACTGATATGGAAAAGACAATAAAGAAAAAAGGGAAATTTGGATTCCCCTTTTTCTAATAGATGTTTGATATTTTAAAGGAGGTGAAAAAATGGCAGTTAAGATTAGACTTAGAAGAATGGGCGCAAAGAAAAGTCCTTTTTATAGAATTGTTGTTGCTGATTCCCGTTCTCCAAGGAATGGAAGATTTATAGATGAAATTGGGTATTATAATCCATTAACAGAACCTAAAACTATAAAGGTTGATGATGAAAAAGCTATGAATTGGCTTAATAATGGAGCAAAACCAACAGACACTGTGGAGAGACTTTTTAAAGAAACTGGTGTTTATGAAAAGCTAAGTGATAATAATGTCCAAGAATAATTCCTAGGGGGTGAAATAAGTGGGAGAACTTGTAGAAATGATTGCGAAGGCTCTTGTAGATAATCCTGACGAAGTTAAAGTCAATGAAGTTGAAGGTACCCAATCTGTTATTATCGAACTAAGAGTAGCCCCAGAGGACATGGGGAAAATAATTGGAAAACAAGGTAGAATTGCTAAAGCGATTAGAACCGTTGTTAAAGCAGCTGCTATTAAGGAAAATAAACGAGTAGTTGTTGAAATTATTCAGTAAGGGATTAGCTTTCTAATCCCTTTTTCTAACTTAATTTGGTAGGTGAAAATATGGATTATATCCAAGTAGGAAAAATAACCAACACCCATGGAATTAAAGGAGAATTAAAAATATTTCCCCTTACAGACAATATAAATAGATTTGATGAATTAAAAAGTGTATTTGTTGGAGAAGCTAAAACAAAAGTTAATATTGAGAAAACTTGGTACAAAAAAGATTTTGTCATAATAAAGTTTAAAGAATTTGATGATATCAACCAAGTAATTTGTTACAAAGATGAATATATATATATAGATGCAGAAGACAAAGTAAAGTTACCGGAAAATGCATATTT is a window of Anaerosalibacter sp. Marseille-P3206 DNA encoding:
- a CDS encoding KH domain-containing protein, giving the protein MGELVEMIAKALVDNPDEVKVNEVEGTQSVIIELRVAPEDMGKIIGKQGRIAKAIRTVVKAAAIKENKRVVVEIIQ
- the rimM gene encoding ribosome maturation factor RimM (Essential for efficient processing of 16S rRNA), with amino-acid sequence MDYIQVGKITNTHGIKGELKIFPLTDNINRFDELKSVFVGEAKTKVNIEKTWYKKDFVIIKFKEFDDINQVICYKDEYIYIDAEDKVKLPENAYFIFDIIGCKVVDIRGNSIGIVKDVMTNFSNDIYVVKDSKLGKEYLIPAVKQFVVDVDIEDKVITIEPIEGLIE
- the rpsP gene encoding 30S ribosomal protein S16; this translates as MAVKIRLRRMGAKKSPFYRIVVADSRSPRNGRFIDEIGYYNPLTEPKTIKVDDEKAMNWLNNGAKPTDTVERLFKETGVYEKLSDNNVQE
- the ffh gene encoding signal recognition particle protein codes for the protein MVFESLAEKLQNALGKLKSKGKLNEKDVDLAMREVKLALLEADVNFKVVKKFIKDVKERAIGSEVMESLTPGQQVIKIVNEELTLLMGEKESKIEFSPNPPTVILFCGLQGAGKTTTAGKLAFNLKKQNKRPLLVACDVYRPAAIKQLEVVGERVSVPVFTMGDKNDPVDIAKAGVEHGKKNGNDVIIIDTAGRLHIDDTLMEELKNIASEVNPKEILLVVDAMTGQDAVTVADNFNEKLELTGVILTKLDGDARGGAALSIRAVTNKPIKYVGMGEKLDQLEQFYPDRMASRILGMGDVLSLIEKAQESFDAQKAMELEKKIRTQQFTFDDFLDQLDQMKNLGPLDEVIGMIPGVNTKKLKGMDVDEKELVRIQAIIQSMTKDEREEPSIIDSSRRKRIAKGSGTSVQDVNRLLKQFKETKKMMKRFTDMEKTIKKKGKFGFPFF